Proteins encoded within one genomic window of Hypomesus transpacificus isolate Combined female unplaced genomic scaffold, fHypTra1 scaffold_42, whole genome shotgun sequence:
- the LOC124464848 gene encoding AP-4 complex accessory subunit RUSC2-like isoform X3: protein MDSPSKLSGETLIVHHIPLVHCQVSGGRQGGCGGSLRRSNPFSPPENLGLSRTTSLPERDVLQREALLYSSLVHASCRPGGGGGGGGGRGGGRGGSTASDDSSYTSSNSGDQPITAHTLPRTKPRNHGNRLRHNPFLLNAEDDEDEEEDDGDNLNGYLEDSSFHLHGNANSTLDDGVPPFHLHDLGFHPEPFLLHGTLGKPWGSSSRESLSGTTSDLSAHLETLDLLGLDSQRRHGSSGSNMSMDCGEQEWGEEEEEEEEEDHPKTGSCSSSCSAPRCSCRPSRTCPQHPDFTEPYSDCQLGYGSDSSCNSSDGVLVNFSAIFNKMNNSVPTKVGPGPSPNLNSSAQHSCVSEPGGGRGSCHGGGAFYLDLHTSPTDPPQPQHAPCPSNNLPVYLHETPHSTTSPCTCSAQHQGVLDLDDNCNSYQKSGEAGSCLQSQARLVVATQNYYKLVTCDLSSQSSPSPVASSVTSCSDEHSKESPTPTEYFLFRHQAEEGGGAREEDQEDEDRQSPKRDEEEEEEEEVSRAKRDLASSAPAPGVIEGQVYVNISPPIGCRADIGGGVSGGHTRSRSYDRSLAHAPPPGLGPLERMLSCPMRLSEGAGHALGQATPLRVTSFAEMARCKRRTGALPLLRTGTDPLSSGPPAPSSAEPSPPAQQLDPGSTPPPCPLTRCYSQGSTEARETRSRTGGSLSCSPDCCPAVVRYSKDQRPTSLPIQPFTFHHQFSRPQPKPLLPLLTGYVSGMQARSGSGGSGGPEGYEEADEPQDRPRCSGAAAVAPPGSVRPSPLGSYSPVRLQGAISSGSCSTCTPSPTPPLCLSCPRSPHAQTAAALPPPSLLGVSQAEVPPSLPPVQGYQRGALPSACISPGGPHVSEQAEHSQGPRQHHGPSVKQLQQYYSDYLPDYFSLAERPPEEFCLSPDASSSSSSEISVDLQQMRGLVKAINTAIDLIVAHFGTSRDPDVKAKLGNSWVSPNVGHLILKYLCPALRGVLQDGLKPHVLDLIIGQRRNQPWSLVEASTQLGPSTRVLHSLFSKVSQYSELSSHSMRLNAFIFGLLNLRSLEFWFNHLHTHEDILAVHYQPWGFLPLSQGPCQPLFQELLLLLQPLSLLPFHLDFLFEPRLLQKGQDHLRRKELLCSADQSARSTFQLMRGWGTPVVDGVESGAGKRKRAELRREGTLPRMEGAGSRMEGVGQGEELAKDGGGMDSIGAELVWKQPMVDVEEGISTLWRERGSAGPRVKGVGGESHQDDRDGEKKKDRERGVSEEGRQKQERQAGWWYQLMQSSQVYIDQSAEGSKFTRSEKRKKSAERRASQLPPTREGVVEGAESRPEGEEPRKRSSSADSAGSGGRRSWMGSPPDSVLCQEKLQGPPGAKPSTAPPQDQPSSGRPQDQPSTAPPQDQPSSAPPQDQPSSAPPQDQPSSGRPQDQAHSQGMRWGRLFGSSMGSSPRAEHSRQAKTQRSRLPSGWLSLDRSVLDLVAQTVGAGSGRRVEPSAPPLDSKAPPPQPQTAQAAETKSPCEVRALCHHIATQPGQLSFHKGDVLRVLAQPDSDWLLCSLGASCGLVPLIYVTLRSLGDPPGPPPWRPALRGGRRGGERLKGTRKRLRGEEKETVWMM from the exons ATGGACAGCCCCTCCAAGTTGTCCGGGGAGACCCTTATTGTGCACCACATCCCCCTGGTCCACTGCCAGGTGTCGGGGGGACGGCAGGGGGGCTGCGGGGGGTCGCTGCGGAGGAGCAACCCCTTCAGCCCCCCGGAGAACCTGGGCCTCAGCCGCACCACCTCCCTGCCCGAGAGAGACGTGCTGCAGAGGGAGGCGCTGCTCTACAGCAGCCTGGTCCACGCCTCCTGccggcctggaggaggaggaggaggaggaggggggaggggaggggggaggggagggagcacGGCCAGCGACGACTCATCCTACACATCGTCCAACTCGGGGGATCAGCCAATCACGGCTCACACGCTGCCCAGGACAAAGCCCAGGAACCACGGCAACCGTCTCCGTCACAACCCCTTCCTGCTTAACGCTGAggacgacgaggacgaggaggaggacgacggAGACAACCTCAACGGTTACCTGGAGGACTCCTCTTTCCATCTCCACGGCAATGCCAACTCCACCCTCGACGACGGGGtgcctcccttccacctccacgaCCTGGGGTTCCACCCCGAGCCCTTCCTGCTGCACGGCACTCTGGGAAAGCCCTGGGGGTCCAGCAGCCGGGAGTCTCTCAGCGGAACGACCTCCGACCTCTCTGCCCACCTGGAGACCCTGGACCTGCTGGGATTGGACAGCCAGCGTCGCCACGGCAGCAGCGGCTCCAACATGTCGATGGACTGCGGGGAGCAGGAgtggggcgaggaggaggaggaggaggaagaggaggaccatCCCAAGACaggctcctgctcctccagctgctctgcGCCTCGCTGCTCCTGCAGACCATCCCGGACGTGCCCCCAACAtcccgacttcacagagccctACTCAGACTGCCAGCTGGGCTACGGCAGCGACTCGTCCTGCAACAGCTCTGACGGCGTGCTGGTTAATTTCAGCGCCATCTTCAACAAAATGAACAACAGCGTCCCCACCAAAGTAGGGCCTGGACCCTCGCCCAACCTCAACAGCTCCGCTCAGCACTCCTGTGTCTCAGAGccgggtggggggcggggcagcTGCCATGGGGGCGGGGCCTTCTACCTGGACCTCCACACTTCCCCCACcgatcccccccagccccagcatgccccctgcccctccaacAACCTTCCTGTCTATCTCCACGAGACCCCCCattccaccacctccccctgcaCCTGCTCCGCGCAGCACCAGGGGGTGCTGGACCTGGACGACAACTGCAACTCCTACCAGAAGTCGGGGGAGGCAGGGTCCTGCCTGCAGAGCCAGGCCAGGCTGGTGGTGGCCACCCAGAACTACTACAAGCTGGTGACCTGTGACCTCTCGTCCCAGTCCTCGCCCAGCCCTGTGGCCTCGTCCGTCACCAGCTGCTCTGACGAGCACAGCAAGGAGAGCCCCACCCCCACAGAGTACTTCCTGTTCAGACACCAAGccgaggaggggggcggggccagggaggAAGACCAGGAAGATGAGGACCGACAGTCACCGAAG cgtgatgaagaggaggaggaggaagaggaagtgagcaGGGCAAAGCGAGACTTGGCCAGTAGTGCTCCAGCCCCAGGTGTGATCGAGGGTCAGGTGTACGTTAACATCTCCCCTCCCATTGGCTGCCGTGCCGACATCGGGGGCGGGGTCTCCGGGGGGCATACCCGTTCCCGTAGCTACGACCGCAGCCTGGCCCATGCCCCGCCCCCCGGGCTGGGCCCTCTGGAGCGCATGCTGAGTTGCCCCATGCGTCTGAGCGAGGGCGCAGGCCACGCCCTCGGCCAGGCCACGCCCCTCAGGGTCACCTCCTTCGCTGAGATGGCCCGCTGCAAGCGCCGGACCGGGGCCTTGCCCTTGCTGAGGACGGGGACAGACCCCCTGTCCTCCggtccccccgccccctcctcggCTGAGCCCTCCCCCCCGGCACAGCAGCTGGACCCGGGCtccaccccgcccccctgccccctcacacgCTGCTACAGCCAGGGGAGCACCGAGGCCCGGGAGACACGCTCCAGGACTGGAG gcTCTCTGTCCTGTTCTCCAGACTGCTGCCCGGCCGTGGTGCGCTACAGCAAGGACCAGcgtcccacctccctccccatccagcCCTTCACCTTCCACCACCAGTTCTCCAGGCCCCAGCCCAAgcccctgctgcccctgctCACAGGCTACGTGTCTGGGATGCAGGCCCGCTCCGGCTCCGGGGGCTCTGGAGGTCCGGAGGGGTATGAGGAAGCCGACGAGCCCCAGGACAGGCCTCGCTGCTCGGGTGCGGCGGCGGTGGCCCCCCCTGGCTCGGTCCGGCCCTCTCCTCTTGGGAGCTACTCCCCCGTCCGCCTACAGGGGGCGATCAGCTCGGGGTCCTGCTCCACCTGCACCCCTAGCCCCAcgccccccctctgcctctcctgcccccgCTCCCCTCATGCCCAGACGGCcgctgccctgccccccccctctctgctgggTGTGTCCCAGGCAGAGgtgcccccctctctgccccctgtcCAGGGGTACCAGCGGGGGGCGCTGCCCAGCGCCTGCATCAGCCCTGGGGGGCCCCATGTGTCAGAACAGGCCGAGCACAGTCAAGGACCCCGCCAGCACCACG ggcCTTCAGTAAAGCAGCTGCAGCAGTACTACAGTGACTACCTGCCAGACTACTTCTCCCTGGCAGAGCGCCCCCCAGAGGAGTTCTGTCTATCCCCCgacgcctcctcctcttcctcctccgagATCTCTGTCGACCTGCAGCagatgagag gtttGGTCAAAGCCATCAACACTGCAATAGATCTGATTGTTGCTCACTTTGGGACAAGTCGTGATCCAGATGTCAAG gctAAGCTGGGGAACAGCTGGGTGAGTCCCAACGTGGGCCACCTCATCCTGAAATACTTGTGTCCGGCCCTGCGGGGGGTTCTGCAGGACGGCCTCAAGCCCCACGTCCTGGACCTCATCATCGGCCAGCGTCGCAACCAGCCCTGGAGCCTGGTGGAGGCCTCCACACAGCTGG GCCCGTCCACGCGTGTACTACACAGCTTGTTCTCTAAAGTGAGCCAGTACTCGGAGCTCAGCAGCCACAGCATGAGGCTCAACGCCTTCATCTTCGGTCTCCTCAA cTTGAGGTCGCTGGAGTTCTGGTTCAACCATCTTCACACTCATGAAG ACATCTTGGCGGTTCACTACCAGCCGTGGGGTTTCCTGCCACTGTCGCAGGGGCCGTGCCAACCGCTGTTCCAggagctgctgctcctcctgcagcccctgtcgctcctccccttccacctAGACTTCCTGTTCGAGCCCCGCCTCCTGCAGAAGGGGCAGGACCACCTGCGACGAAAGGAGTTGCTCTGCTCCGCCGACCAATCAGCTCGCTCCACCTTTCAGCTCATGAGGGGGTGGGGCACGCCCGTGGTCGATGGGGTGGAGTCTGGCgctgggaagaggaagagggcggAGCTGAGACGAGAGGGGACATTGCCAAGAATGGAGGGGGCGGGTAGcaggatggagggggtggggcagggggaggagcttgCCAAAGACGGAGGCGGGATGGATTCCATCGGGGCGGAACTTGTATGGAAGCAGCCAATGGTGGACGTAGAGGAAGGGATCTCCACcttgtggagggagagaggatccGCCGGGCCGAGAGTGAAGGGAGTGGGTGGAGAGAGTCACCAGGAcgacagggatggagagaagaagaaggacagagagaggggggtgtcgGAGGAGGGGCGTCAGAAACAGGAGCGCCAGGCAGGATGGTGGTACCAGCTTATGCAGTCCTCCCAGGTCTACATTGACCAATCAGCAGAGGGGTCGAAGTTCACCCGGagtgagaagaggaagaagtcGGCCGAGAGGCGAGCCAGCCAGCTCCCGCCCACGAGGGAGGGCGTGGTGGAGGGGGCGGAGTCCAGACCGGAAGGGGAGGAGcccaggaagaggagcagcagcGCTGACTCTgcggggagtggggggaggaggtcgTGGATGGGCAGCCCTCCGGACTCTGTCCTTTGCCAGGAGAAGCTCCAGGGGCCCCCAGGGGCCAAGCCCTCCACCGCCCCGCCCCAGGACCAGCCCTCCTCCGGCCGGCCCCAGGACCAGCCCTCCACCGCCCCGCCCCAGGACCAGCCCTCCTCCGCCCCGCCCCAGGACCAGCCCTCCTCCGCCCCGCCCCAGGACCAGCCCTCCTCCGGCCggccccaggaccaggcccaCTCCCAGGGCATGCGCTGGGGACGGCTGTTCGGCTCCAGCATGGGCTCCTCACCCAGAGCAGAACACTCCAGGCAAGCCAAGACTCAAAGAAGCAG GCTGCCGTCCGGATGGCTGAGTCTGGACAGGTCTGTTCTGGACCTGGTGGCCCAGACTGTGGGGGCGGGgtcagggaggagggtggagcctTCAGCCCCTCCCCTCGACAGCAAAGCTCCTCCCCCGCAACCTCAGACAGCACAAGCTGCAGAGACCAAGTCTCCATG tgaGGTTAGGGCTCTGTGTCACCACATCGCCACACAGCCAGGCCAGCTGAGCTTCCACAAGGGAGACGTCCTCCGCGTGCTGGCCCAGCCCGACTCCGACTGGCTGCTCTGCTCCCTGGGGGCCAGCTGTGGCCTGGTGCCCCTCATCTACGTGACGCTCCGCAGCCTGGGGgaccccccgggcccccccccATGGCGGCCCGcactgaggggagggaggaggggaggggagaggttgAAGGGAACACGGAAGCGcctgagaggggaagagaaagagacagtctGGATGATGTAG